A region of Candidatus Leptovillus gracilis DNA encodes the following proteins:
- a CDS encoding ATPase P, whose amino-acid sequence MIQIDVPGDKVYQLEHLVLDYNGTLACDGRLLPGVGQRLVALAKHLKVHVLTADTFGTAGNELAGIPGHLTTLPPGDQAAGKQAVVQALGADRVVAVGNGRNDQLMLVTAVLGIAVVQEEGAAAATLMAADVVAPSIAAALDLLLWPLRLTATLRV is encoded by the coding sequence ATGATACAAATTGACGTTCCTGGCGATAAGGTCTACCAACTGGAGCATTTGGTTCTGGATTATAATGGCACGTTGGCTTGTGACGGCCGTCTGTTACCCGGCGTTGGTCAGCGTTTGGTGGCTTTAGCGAAGCACCTGAAGGTCCACGTGCTGACGGCCGATACCTTTGGTACTGCCGGCAATGAATTGGCCGGGATTCCCGGCCACCTGACGACGCTGCCGCCTGGCGATCAGGCGGCCGGCAAGCAGGCCGTTGTACAGGCATTGGGCGCAGACAGGGTGGTGGCGGTGGGCAACGGCCGTAACGATCAATTGATGCTGGTGACGGCCGTTTTGGGTATCGCCGTAGTCCAGGAAGAAGGCGCGGCGGCGGCCACCCTCATGGCCGCCGATGTGGTGGCGCCTTCCATTGCGGCGGCTTTGGATTTGCTGTTGTGGCCGCTGCGCCTGACAGCAACGCTGCGCGTTTAG
- a CDS encoding amidase: MPHPLDAPTDMAAAALRSGQWPLLDYLAALEARFAEREPEVLAFVPEDGRFARLRHQAQQLLAAYPEPATRPSLFGLPLAVKDIFHAAGFVTQGGCQLPPHLFQGDEATSVRRLRAAGALIVGKSVTTEFAYFAPGPTRNPHDPAHTPGGSSSGSAAAVGAGLSRLALGTQTIGSITRPAAFCGVVGYKPSYERISRDGVIPLAPSCDHVGLFAPDVAGAALAAAALVDGWRDTAAAHPPVLGIPEGPYLERASLAGLAHFRATCQRLLNAGFPVKSIPVMPDFADIFARHTTIVAAEAAQVHAAWFGQYAHLYHSKTAELIRRGQAIQPDELVAALAARPQFRADLQRVMDEQAVDVWLSPAAVGAAPAGLDSTGDPVMNLPWTYAGLPTLSLPAGANAAGLPLGLQLAGRWQADEALFAWAVQIEKVLAG; encoded by the coding sequence ATGCCCCATCCGTTGGACGCCCCAACTGACATGGCAGCGGCGGCGCTGCGTTCCGGGCAGTGGCCGCTGCTGGATTACCTGGCAGCGTTGGAAGCGCGGTTTGCCGAACGGGAACCAGAAGTGCTGGCGTTTGTGCCGGAAGACGGCCGTTTCGCCCGCCTGCGCCACCAGGCCCAACAATTACTCGCCGCCTACCCAGAACCGGCGACACGGCCGTCGCTCTTTGGCCTGCCGCTGGCGGTGAAAGATATTTTCCACGCCGCCGGGTTTGTCACGCAAGGTGGCTGCCAACTGCCGCCCCATCTGTTCCAGGGGGATGAAGCCACCAGCGTGCGCCGTTTGCGGGCGGCCGGGGCGCTCATCGTGGGGAAGAGCGTCACCACCGAGTTTGCCTATTTTGCCCCTGGCCCCACGCGCAATCCACATGATCCTGCCCACACGCCGGGCGGTTCTAGCAGCGGTTCGGCGGCGGCCGTGGGCGCGGGTCTCAGCCGGTTGGCGTTGGGCACGCAAACCATCGGCTCCATCACTCGGCCGGCCGCCTTTTGCGGCGTTGTTGGCTACAAACCCAGCTACGAGCGCATCTCGCGCGACGGGGTGATTCCTTTAGCGCCGTCATGTGACCACGTGGGCTTGTTTGCGCCGGATGTGGCCGGGGCGGCGCTGGCGGCGGCGGCGCTGGTGGATGGGTGGCGGGATACGGCCGCAGCCCATCCACCGGTCTTGGGCATCCCCGAAGGGCCTTATTTGGAACGCGCCTCGCTGGCCGGGCTGGCCCATTTTCGCGCCACCTGCCAGCGCTTGTTAAACGCCGGATTCCCCGTGAAATCCATCCCCGTTATGCCCGATTTTGCCGACATTTTCGCCCGGCACACCACCATCGTCGCCGCCGAAGCGGCGCAGGTCCATGCCGCCTGGTTTGGGCAGTATGCCCACCTCTACCACTCCAAGACGGCCGAATTAATCCGGCGCGGGCAGGCCATCCAACCGGATGAATTGGTGGCTGCCCTGGCTGCGCGGCCACAGTTCCGCGCCGATTTGCAGCGGGTGATGGATGAACAGGCGGTGGATGTGTGGCTGTCGCCGGCGGCCGTTGGCGCGGCGCCGGCCGGGCTGGACAGTACCGGCGACCCGGTGATGAATTTGCCCTGGACCTATGCCGGTCTGCCGACGTTGAGCCTGCCGGCCGGGGCGAACGCTGCCGGTCTGCCGCTGGGGCTGCAACTGGCCGGCCGTTGGCAGGCTGATGAGGCGCTGTTTGCCTGGGCGGTGCAAATCGAAAAGGTATTGGCTGGCTGA
- a CDS encoding M23 family metallopeptidase, whose protein sequence is MTLPGKLNPEAQGRRAKWFVRPALRWFVWLVLVGGLAGCQSGEDVPVPTAVPLAVAPNAPAGSTAVSAPLLLDEGVAITAVAPIDPDAMLVPTPEGSGLRPDQARQNFVRDAGPAARDAAEWRPPLMPAPLAIHPDDHYWLTRPIPSGYRNYDLEWYPFGNDVQAANIPPYRIHHGLDFPNETGTPVLAASSGTVVHAGSFPSPNNGVNYYGNTVIILHDWQWQGKDVFTLYAHTLELFVAEGDTVDQGQVIAGVGSSGEVTGPHLHFEVRVGQNNYAATRNPMLWLVPYEGWGTLAGRLVDKRGRPITGAQLILQPPGSSEILRQQSTYALTVASDEVWRENFVIGDLPAGEYVLLLTVNDVTYRREVTILPGRTTFEIVSTEFEYDPTPTPLPTPTPLPTPLDNGDSSPPPEATPTAVPGEG, encoded by the coding sequence ATGACGCTGCCAGGAAAACTGAACCCAGAGGCGCAGGGGCGCAGAGCAAAGTGGTTTGTCCGGCCTGCGCTGCGCTGGTTTGTCTGGCTGGTGCTGGTGGGCGGATTGGCCGGCTGTCAGTCTGGCGAGGATGTGCCTGTGCCTACGGCCGTTCCCCTGGCTGTCGCCCCCAATGCGCCGGCGGGCAGCACGGCCGTGTCTGCGCCTTTGTTGCTGGATGAAGGGGTGGCGATAACGGCCGTTGCCCCCATCGATCCAGACGCCATGCTCGTCCCCACACCCGAAGGCAGCGGTCTGCGCCCCGACCAGGCCCGGCAAAACTTTGTGCGCGACGCCGGTCCTGCCGCGCGTGACGCCGCCGAGTGGCGGCCGCCGCTGATGCCCGCCCCCCTGGCCATCCACCCTGACGACCATTACTGGCTCACTCGCCCCATCCCCTCCGGCTATCGCAACTACGACCTGGAATGGTATCCCTTTGGCAATGACGTACAGGCGGCCAACATCCCGCCTTACCGCATTCACCACGGCCTGGACTTCCCTAACGAGACCGGCACACCGGTATTGGCCGCCAGCAGTGGAACCGTCGTTCATGCCGGCTCCTTTCCCAGCCCGAACAACGGCGTCAATTATTATGGCAACACCGTGATTATTTTGCATGATTGGCAGTGGCAGGGCAAGGACGTCTTTACGCTGTATGCCCACACCCTGGAACTGTTTGTGGCCGAGGGCGATACGGTGGATCAGGGGCAGGTCATCGCCGGGGTGGGTAGTTCTGGTGAAGTGACCGGGCCGCATCTGCATTTTGAGGTGCGCGTGGGCCAAAATAATTACGCGGCGACGCGCAACCCCATGCTCTGGCTGGTCCCTTACGAGGGTTGGGGAACCCTGGCCGGGCGGCTGGTGGACAAACGCGGCCGTCCCATTACTGGCGCGCAACTCATCTTGCAGCCACCGGGCAGCAGCGAAATTTTGCGCCAGCAAAGCACCTATGCCCTCACCGTTGCATCCGACGAGGTGTGGCGGGAAAATTTTGTGATTGGCGACTTGCCGGCCGGGGAATATGTGCTGCTGCTGACGGTGAATGACGTGACCTACCGCCGCGAAGTGACCATTCTGCCGGGCCGCACCACCTTCGAGATTGTCTCCACCGAATTTGAATATGACCCCACACCGACGCCGCTGCCGACACCCACGCCTCTGCCCACGCCGTTGGATAACGGCGACAGCAGCCCACCGCCGGAGGCCACGCCGACGGCCGTCCCAGGAGAAGGTTAA
- a CDS encoding PD40 domain-containing protein: MFRPVWLRLRPLFLWFWRFWGRLGLALRSLLTWIIWKPIWLLTMPFWLPLGWLHEGLRGRVWPPVKRFSGRLGLAMRNLLFWVVWRPLLFVVIRPFRWFMRRVVWAFLVWLAAKTRRLWLAAWQATAPRRLKWRRRWASRWLVYRARLRVSFHRPKPPQTAVIAPRQPRHTPPNAHVVRFVTAFASIAIVLILSFATWQGQQPDRVSAGDGLFLPRVVIATPSPMPVTATPTPRPTIDVRLTPWPTPDPMQTGGALAFTWQRQGNSDIYLLPVGQTEPIRLTQHPAEDRDPAWSPNGRQLAFTSRRDGNWEIYVYDLDDNNLRRITNHPGFDGGPSWSPDGQWLVYEAYRADNLDIYIIKADLSEGPYRLTENPAPDFAPVWSPGGRHVAFTSWRSGNKDIFMMSLNEVTDEAAVNLTASPGSAEEGPVFSPDGRFLAYHDQSAGFPLLYAVPLNESYRAAGQPVSLGQQGRHPAWSPNGESLVYVFDKGAQSFLLAGSPAGWSAAPQAFVADGRLDDPAWTSNPMTPAQADNAARFDSQYPDKPLFTEALAPPERNGPPVVLFEMPINAPSPYLSDRVDQSFLALRQRLVTETGWDYLARLDNMFEAIDDKSTPGQSSRTWNKAGRAIDLAYRDALTFEPQVEVVREDVGLETYWRLFLRTTAQDGSQGEPLRDLPWDFRARFGDEPQYYDAGGVLKNNIPTGYYVDFTYLAADYGWTRTPAADNWRTFFPGIAFWHYENRQNLTWEAAMLEIHPEALFRQTFPDR; the protein is encoded by the coding sequence ATGTTTCGCCCGGTATGGCTTCGTTTGCGTCCGCTTTTCCTCTGGTTTTGGCGTTTTTGGGGGCGTCTGGGGCTGGCTTTACGCAGCTTGCTCACCTGGATTATTTGGAAACCTATCTGGCTGCTGACTATGCCTTTTTGGCTGCCCCTCGGCTGGCTGCACGAAGGGCTGCGCGGCCGGGTATGGCCGCCAGTGAAGCGCTTTAGCGGCCGTTTAGGGTTGGCAATGCGCAACCTGCTGTTCTGGGTGGTGTGGCGGCCGCTGCTGTTTGTGGTGATACGGCCGTTTCGCTGGTTCATGCGCCGGGTGGTCTGGGCTTTCCTGGTCTGGTTGGCCGCCAAGACGCGCCGTCTGTGGTTGGCCGCCTGGCAAGCCACCGCGCCGCGCCGTCTGAAATGGCGGCGACGTTGGGCGTCGCGTTGGCTGGTGTACCGCGCCCGGCTTCGGGTATCGTTTCACCGGCCCAAACCACCGCAAACGGCCGTCATCGCCCCGCGCCAACCCCGGCATACCCCACCCAATGCCCACGTCGTCCGTTTTGTGACCGCTTTTGCCAGCATCGCCATTGTCCTCATCCTCAGTTTTGCCACCTGGCAGGGGCAGCAGCCAGACCGGGTATCGGCCGGTGATGGTCTGTTTTTGCCGCGTGTGGTCATTGCCACCCCCTCGCCCATGCCGGTCACGGCGACGCCAACGCCGCGCCCCACCATTGACGTGCGCCTGACCCCCTGGCCCACCCCGGATCCTATGCAAACGGGCGGCGCGCTGGCCTTTACCTGGCAGCGCCAGGGCAACAGCGATATTTACCTGCTGCCGGTCGGCCAAACAGAACCCATTCGCCTGACGCAGCACCCCGCCGAAGACCGTGACCCGGCCTGGAGTCCCAACGGCCGTCAACTGGCCTTCACCTCCCGCCGTGACGGAAACTGGGAAATTTACGTCTATGACCTGGACGACAACAACCTGCGGCGCATCACCAATCACCCTGGTTTTGACGGCGGCCCCAGTTGGTCGCCAGATGGCCAATGGCTGGTCTACGAGGCTTACCGCGCCGATAACCTGGATATCTACATCATCAAGGCCGACCTCAGCGAAGGCCCTTACCGGCTGACCGAAAACCCGGCCCCTGACTTTGCCCCGGTCTGGTCGCCGGGCGGGCGGCATGTGGCTTTCACCAGTTGGCGCAGTGGCAACAAAGACATCTTCATGATGTCGCTCAACGAAGTGACCGACGAGGCGGCCGTGAACCTGACAGCGTCGCCGGGCAGCGCTGAAGAGGGGCCGGTGTTTTCGCCAGACGGCCGTTTCCTGGCCTACCATGATCAAAGCGCCGGATTCCCCCTGTTGTATGCTGTGCCCTTAAACGAAAGCTATCGCGCCGCCGGCCAACCGGTCAGCCTGGGGCAGCAGGGGCGTCATCCGGCCTGGTCGCCCAACGGCGAATCGTTGGTTTACGTGTTTGACAAAGGCGCGCAGAGCTTTTTGTTGGCCGGCAGTCCGGCAGGGTGGAGCGCCGCGCCACAGGCGTTTGTGGCCGACGGCCGTTTAGATGACCCCGCCTGGACTTCTAATCCCATGACCCCGGCCCAGGCCGACAACGCCGCCCGCTTCGACAGCCAATATCCCGACAAACCGCTCTTCACCGAAGCCCTGGCCCCACCGGAAAGGAACGGGCCGCCGGTTGTCTTGTTTGAGATGCCTATCAACGCCCCATCGCCCTATCTCAGCGACCGCGTGGACCAATCTTTCCTGGCGCTGCGCCAACGTCTGGTGACTGAAACCGGATGGGATTACCTGGCCCGCCTGGACAACATGTTCGAGGCCATAGACGACAAATCTACCCCAGGCCAAAGCAGCCGCACCTGGAACAAAGCGGGGCGCGCCATAGACCTGGCCTACCGCGACGCGCTGACTTTTGAGCCGCAGGTGGAAGTGGTGCGCGAAGACGTGGGGTTGGAGACATATTGGCGCCTGTTTTTGCGGACGACGGCGCAGGATGGCAGCCAGGGGGAACCGCTGCGCGATCTGCCCTGGGATTTCCGCGCCCGTTTTGGCGATGAACCGCAGTATTATGACGCCGGTGGCGTCTTGAAGAACAACATTCCGACCGGTTATTACGTGGATTTCACCTATCTGGCGGCCGATTATGGCTGGACGCGCACTCCGGCCGCCGACAACTGGCGCACCTTTTTTCCCGGCATTGCTTTCTGGCACTACGAAAATCGGCAGAACCTCACCTGGGAGGCAGCCATGTTGGAAATTCATCCAGAAGCCTTGTTCCGCCAGACCTTCCCCGACCGCTAG
- the trmFO gene encoding methylenetetrahydrofolate--tRNA-(uracil(54)-C(5))-methyltransferase (FADH(2)-oxidizing) TrmFO gives MRKELIVVGGGLAGTEAAWQAAEQGIQVRLFEMRPHTTTPAHVSDRLAELVCSNSLGSNLVHKAPGLLKAELRGLGSMVLECAEQTAVPAGSSLAVDRDQFAELVTSRIANHPNIELVHEEVTAVPDQPAIIASGPLTAAPLAQAIGALSGQEHLYFYDALSPIVNYESINLEIAFRQSRYDEGEQVDGDYLNCPLTRAEYETFTAALLAAETITLKEFEREDAKFFEGCMPIEAMARRGEKALAFGPMRPVGLIDPRTGKRPYAVVQLRQDNLAGSLYNIVGFQTNLRWGEQKRVLHLIPGLENAEFMRYGMMHRNTYINAPQLLQPTLQLRSRADLFFAGQITGVEGYVGNVGTGLLAGLNAARLLNGQHPVILPTSTMLGALCHYVTHAEAKDFQPMKANFGLLPPPQQPMGKSDRYHWYSERALTALRRAARANRLPYNREKAEMGLTAVNHIP, from the coding sequence ATGCGTAAAGAACTTATTGTGGTTGGCGGCGGATTGGCCGGAACAGAAGCCGCCTGGCAGGCGGCCGAACAAGGCATACAGGTGCGCCTATTCGAGATGCGCCCGCACACAACCACCCCGGCCCACGTTAGTGACCGGCTGGCAGAATTGGTGTGCAGCAATTCTTTGGGTTCCAACCTGGTTCACAAAGCGCCGGGCCTGCTGAAGGCTGAACTGCGCGGCCTCGGTTCAATGGTATTAGAGTGCGCCGAGCAAACGGCCGTACCCGCCGGTTCATCCCTGGCTGTAGATAGAGACCAATTCGCTGAACTGGTCACCAGCCGCATCGCCAACCACCCCAACATCGAACTGGTGCATGAAGAGGTAACGGCCGTGCCCGACCAACCAGCCATCATCGCCAGCGGCCCGCTCACCGCCGCGCCATTGGCCCAGGCCATTGGCGCGCTGTCCGGCCAGGAACACCTCTATTTTTACGACGCTCTCTCGCCCATTGTCAATTACGAAAGCATCAACCTGGAGATCGCCTTCCGCCAATCGCGCTACGATGAAGGCGAGCAGGTGGACGGCGATTACCTGAACTGCCCCCTGACCCGCGCCGAATACGAAACGTTTACCGCCGCTCTGCTGGCCGCCGAAACCATCACGCTGAAGGAATTTGAGCGCGAAGACGCCAAATTTTTCGAGGGCTGTATGCCCATTGAGGCGATGGCCCGGCGCGGCGAAAAGGCGCTGGCGTTTGGCCCCATGCGGCCGGTGGGGTTGATTGATCCACGCACGGGGAAACGGCCGTATGCCGTGGTGCAATTGCGCCAGGACAATCTGGCCGGGTCGCTTTACAACATCGTTGGCTTCCAGACCAACCTGCGCTGGGGTGAACAAAAGCGCGTTTTGCACCTCATTCCCGGCCTGGAAAACGCCGAATTTATGCGCTACGGCATGATGCACCGCAACACCTACATCAATGCGCCGCAGCTTTTGCAGCCCACCCTCCAACTACGCAGCCGCGCCGACCTCTTTTTCGCCGGGCAGATCACCGGCGTGGAGGGCTACGTGGGCAACGTGGGGACCGGGCTGCTGGCCGGGCTAAACGCCGCTCGCTTGCTAAATGGGCAGCATCCCGTTATCCTTCCCACATCTACCATGCTTGGCGCATTATGCCACTATGTCACCCACGCCGAAGCGAAGGATTTCCAGCCGATGAAGGCCAATTTTGGCCTGCTGCCGCCGCCGCAGCAACCAATGGGCAAGAGCGACCGCTACCACTGGTACAGCGAACGCGCCCTCACCGCCCTGCGCCGCGCGGCGCGAGCCAACCGGCTGCCGTATAACCGGGAAAAAGCGGAAATGGGGTTAACGGCCGTCAACCATATCCCCTAA
- a CDS encoding HAMP domain-containing histidine kinase, with protein MINDLKQWLQQQVNTLTSATLYRAPNMLPDVEDLITFIHLLADNVGHTREVQLSSVQFWALTSIGYDARAASDWLTVLQVLKEEIGKGLEKRFSTRDALAAWRMLDDILTYALIEATQLASDIDHAELLEHTQRLRHQMEDFEKSKANFIAVAAHELKTPLTLLEGYANMLRVETEPDSRLRLYVDGLNNGFRRMYEIINDMIDVSLIDLQSVELNITQFYLERVILMVADSLDKHYFARQIDLVIMPLGEEVRIYGDQEKLTNAFNKVLFNALKFTPDGGKVTVSSVLTRQAEANEHIAGYVDVQIKDEGIGINPENLEMIFDKFTSTMDASLHSSSKTKFKGGGPGLGLPIARGIVEAHGGRIWAESAGCNEETFPGSTFHIELPIWRHQPELG; from the coding sequence ATGATCAATGACCTAAAACAATGGTTGCAGCAGCAAGTGAACACCCTCACCAGCGCCACGCTCTACCGCGCGCCAAACATGCTGCCCGATGTTGAAGACTTGATCACGTTCATCCACCTGCTGGCCGACAACGTCGGCCATACCCGTGAAGTGCAGCTCTCATCCGTCCAATTCTGGGCGCTCACCAGCATCGGCTACGACGCCCGCGCCGCCAGCGATTGGTTGACAGTGCTGCAAGTACTAAAGGAAGAGATCGGCAAAGGACTGGAAAAACGCTTCTCCACCCGCGACGCCCTGGCCGCCTGGCGCATGTTAGACGACATCCTGACCTATGCGCTTATCGAAGCCACCCAACTCGCCAGCGACATAGACCACGCCGAACTGCTGGAACACACCCAACGGCTGCGCCACCAGATGGAAGACTTTGAAAAAAGCAAAGCCAATTTCATCGCCGTCGCCGCCCACGAGCTAAAAACGCCCCTCACCCTGCTGGAAGGGTACGCCAACATGCTGCGCGTGGAAACCGAACCCGATTCGCGCCTGCGCCTGTACGTGGACGGCCTCAACAACGGCTTCCGCCGCATGTACGAGATCATCAACGACATGATTGACGTATCGCTGATTGATCTGCAATCGGTAGAACTGAACATCACCCAGTTTTACCTGGAGCGCGTCATTTTGATGGTCGCCGACAGCCTGGACAAACATTACTTCGCCCGGCAAATTGACCTGGTGATCATGCCCCTCGGCGAAGAAGTGCGCATTTACGGCGACCAGGAGAAATTAACCAATGCCTTTAACAAGGTCTTGTTCAATGCGTTGAAATTTACACCCGACGGCGGCAAAGTCACGGTGTCCAGCGTGTTAACACGTCAGGCGGAAGCCAACGAACACATCGCTGGCTACGTGGATGTACAGATCAAAGATGAGGGCATTGGCATCAACCCAGAAAACCTGGAGATGATTTTCGACAAATTCACCAGCACCATGGATGCCAGCCTGCACTCGTCCAGCAAAACCAAGTTCAAGGGCGGCGGCCCAGGGTTAGGGCTGCCCATTGCTAGAGGCATTGTAGAGGCGCACGGCGGCCGTATCTGGGCCGAAAGCGCCGGCTGCAATGAAGAAACATTCCCTGGCTCTACCTTTCACATCGAACTGCCCATCTGGCGACACCAGCCAGAACTTGGCTGA
- the hflX gene encoding GTPase HflX, which yields MSTKTQTFATTPPRERAFLVGVELKGARSLIPVEDSLEELARLADTAGIDVLGRTSQSVDKPNVSTYIGPGKIEEIKALVEELKADVIIFDDELSPRHQRELEKIFGDDIKIIDRTALILDIFALHAHTREGKLQVELAQLEYRVPRLTRLWTHLARQAGGRAGGSTGGVGVRGPGETQLETDRREIGHRISFIKRELEDVRAHRERHRAKRQQTELQVVAIVGYTNAGKSTLLNWLSDAGVLSADMLFATLDPTTRKVKMPGGREVLFTDTVGFIQKLPTEIVAAFRATLEEIAEADLLLHVVDATHPNAIAQIDAVEDTLAELEVDHLPLVTALNKADLLPPGRDPMRELDIDGPAVVVSAQTGLGMEALLTAVEAVMVNLMQPLHLRLPYARGDLLSLLYERGQVDSENHAGDGVEVYGRLPTRLIPYFQPYLLN from the coding sequence ATTTCTACCAAGACACAGACATTTGCCACAACACCCCCACGCGAACGCGCCTTTTTGGTCGGCGTGGAACTGAAGGGCGCGCGGTCGCTCATTCCGGTGGAAGACAGCCTGGAAGAATTGGCGCGTCTGGCCGACACGGCCGGGATTGACGTGCTGGGGCGCACATCCCAGAGCGTAGACAAACCCAATGTGTCCACCTACATCGGGCCGGGCAAAATCGAAGAAATCAAGGCGCTGGTGGAAGAGCTAAAGGCGGACGTTATCATTTTCGACGATGAATTGTCGCCGCGCCACCAGCGGGAGCTGGAGAAGATTTTTGGCGACGACATCAAGATCATTGACCGCACGGCGTTGATTCTGGACATTTTTGCCCTGCACGCCCACACCCGCGAAGGCAAGCTGCAAGTGGAACTGGCGCAGCTTGAATACCGCGTGCCGCGCCTGACGCGGCTGTGGACCCATCTGGCGCGGCAGGCGGGTGGGCGCGCCGGTGGTTCCACCGGTGGCGTGGGTGTGCGCGGGCCTGGCGAAACGCAGCTAGAGACCGACCGGCGAGAAATTGGGCACCGCATCAGTTTTATTAAGCGGGAATTGGAAGATGTGCGCGCCCATCGGGAGCGCCACCGGGCCAAACGGCAGCAGACGGAACTGCAAGTGGTCGCCATTGTGGGGTATACCAATGCCGGTAAATCTACGCTGCTAAACTGGCTCAGCGACGCGGGGGTGTTGTCGGCCGATATGTTGTTTGCCACGTTGGACCCGACGACGCGCAAGGTGAAGATGCCGGGGGGTCGCGAGGTGCTGTTTACCGATACGGTGGGTTTTATCCAAAAGCTGCCGACGGAGATTGTGGCGGCGTTCCGGGCGACGTTGGAAGAGATTGCCGAGGCGGATTTGCTGCTGCACGTGGTGGATGCGACGCACCCCAACGCCATCGCCCAGATTGACGCCGTGGAAGATACGCTGGCAGAATTAGAAGTGGACCACCTACCCCTGGTGACAGCGCTGAACAAGGCGGATTTGCTGCCACCGGGCCGGGACCCGATGCGGGAACTGGATATTGATGGGCCGGCGGTGGTGGTATCGGCGCAGACAGGGCTGGGGATGGAAGCGTTGTTAACGGCCGTCGAAGCTGTCATGGTCAACCTGATGCAGCCGCTGCACCTGCGTCTGCCCTATGCGCGCGGCGATTTGCTTTCGCTGTTGTACGAACGTGGTCAGGTAGACAGCGAAAACCATGCCGGCGATGGCGTGGAGGTATACGGCCGTCTCCCCACCCGCCTTATCCCTTACTTCCAGCCTTATCTGCTGAATTGA
- a CDS encoding M20/M25/M40 family metallo-hydrolase produces MKQIEQLALDARVQGAMSSFRANLAENINLIKTIQQIPAPTFAEAQRAAFVANRMAALGLRDIEQDELHNVYGRFPGQHPHNPLIISAHLDTVFPPETDLTLRENGRFLSGPGIGDNATGVAGLLLLAQALIAQQFQLERDVWLVANVCEEGMGDLRGMRAVVERFGRSASYIVVEGGLFGQISHQAIGVRRYRLSVSGPGGHSWGSFGAASAIHVLGHLIVAIDKLPVPDPPRTTYNVGIIEGGTSVNTIAQAAALLLDLRSESPAALQQLEDSVAHIVQQSNQQWREAGIQVTMTPIGSRPAGQIRRDTALVQTAVAALRYVGCQTVTFMMGSTDANVPLAQGITAVCIGLTESGNAHRLDEFIDPTHLADGLSQLLLLTLASAGLS; encoded by the coding sequence ATGAAACAAATTGAACAACTTGCCCTGGATGCGCGGGTCCAGGGGGCAATGTCCAGTTTCCGCGCCAACCTGGCGGAAAACATCAACCTCATCAAAACCATCCAGCAAATTCCCGCGCCAACGTTTGCTGAGGCGCAGCGGGCGGCTTTTGTCGCCAACCGAATGGCGGCTTTGGGCCTGCGCGACATAGAACAGGATGAACTGCATAATGTGTACGGCCGTTTCCCCGGCCAACATCCCCACAACCCCCTCATCATCTCCGCCCACCTGGATACCGTTTTCCCACCCGAAACAGACCTGACACTGCGCGAAAACGGCCGTTTCCTCTCCGGCCCTGGCATTGGCGACAACGCAACCGGCGTGGCCGGGCTGCTGCTGCTGGCCCAGGCGCTCATCGCCCAACAGTTCCAACTGGAGCGCGACGTCTGGCTCGTCGCCAACGTCTGCGAAGAAGGGATGGGCGATTTGCGGGGGATGCGCGCCGTAGTGGAGCGCTTTGGCCGCTCGGCCAGCTACATCGTCGTCGAAGGGGGACTCTTTGGGCAGATTTCCCACCAGGCCATTGGCGTGCGCCGCTACCGCCTCAGCGTGAGCGGGCCTGGCGGTCATTCCTGGGGCAGTTTTGGCGCCGCCAGCGCCATCCATGTATTGGGCCACCTGATCGTGGCGATAGACAAGCTGCCCGTGCCAGACCCCCCGCGCACCACCTACAACGTGGGCATCATCGAAGGTGGAACCAGCGTGAACACCATCGCCCAGGCGGCGGCGCTGCTGCTGGATTTGCGCTCCGAATCGCCGGCCGCCTTACAACAGCTTGAAGACAGCGTCGCCCACATCGTCCAACAGAGCAACCAGCAGTGGCGCGAGGCCGGCATTCAGGTGACGATGACGCCTATTGGCAGCCGCCCGGCGGGCCAAATTCGGCGCGACACGGCGCTGGTGCAAACGGCCGTCGCCGCCCTCCGCTACGTGGGCTGCCAGACCGTCACCTTTATGATGGGCAGCACAGACGCCAACGTGCCCCTGGCTCAGGGCATAACGGCCGTTTGCATCGGCCTCACCGAATCGGGCAACGCCCACCGCCTGGATGAATTTATAGACCCCACCCACCTTGCCGACGGCCTGAGCCAACTGCTGCTGCTAACCCTGGCCAGCGCCGGTTTGTCTTAA